In the genome of Manis javanica isolate MJ-LG chromosome 17, MJ_LKY, whole genome shotgun sequence, one region contains:
- the LOC108387582 gene encoding uncharacterized protein isoform X7, whose product MRGLCSDLESVYETKVLSLKKKVNGRESYQRELMGLTKHGLEYSNFRDVLESRSHFERKLGYQNGHIIQEVLTHEIPTFIQQTFLTPHQITVNEEKPYECKKCGKVFSQNSQFIQHQRIHIGEKSYEYKECGKFFSGGSRVTRRLVNKPFECKDCGKAFSYNSHLSQHQRMHTGKKPYECKECGKAFRYYSNLMDHQRIHSGEKPYECKVCGKAFTKSSQHFLHVRVHTGEKPYECKECGRAFTESSKLVQHQRIHTGEKPYVCKECGKAFSYASALTNHQRIHTGEKPYDCKECGKAFTQSSQLLHHQRIHAGEKPFECLQCGKAFTQNSQLLQHQRIHTDEKPYECSECGKAFNKCSNLTRHLRIHTGEKLYNCKECGKAFSSGSNLIRHQGIHTDE is encoded by the coding sequence aTCTGGAATCAGTGTATGAAACCAAGGTATTATCTCTAAAGAAGAAAGTTAATGGAAGAGAATCATACCAGAGGGAGTTAATGGGACTTACAAAGCATGGTCTTGAGTACTCCAACTTTAGAGATGTGTTGGAATCCAGAAGCCACTTTGAAAGAAAACTGGGGTATCAAAATGGGCATATCATCCAAGAAGTACTCACTCATGAAAtacccacatttattcaacagacaTTCCTTACACCTCATCAGATAACTGTAAATGAAGAAAAACCCTATGAATGCAAGAAATGTGGAAAGGTCTTTAGTCAGAATTCACAATTTAttcaacatcagagaattcatattgGTGAAAAATCTTATGAATATAAGGAGTGTGGGAAATTTTTTAGTGGTGGCTCACGTGTTACTCGACGTCTGGTGAATAAGCCCTTTGAATGTAAGGATTGTGGAAAGGCCTTCAGTTATAACTCACACCTTTCTCAACATCAGAGAATGCATACTGGtaagaaaccctatgaatgtaaggaatgtgggaaggcctttaggTACTACTCAAATCTTATGGACCATCAGAGAATTCACTCTGGTgaaaaaccctatgaatgtaaagTGTGTGGGAAAGCCTTTACTAAGAGCTCACAACATTTCCTACATGTGCGAGTTCATACAGGTGAAAAGCcatatgaatgtaaggaatgtggcaGAGCTTTTACTGAGAGCTCAAAGCTTGTTcagcatcagagaattcatactggtgagaaaccctaTGTGTGCAAGGAATGTGGCAAAGCCTTTAGTTATGCCTCAGCACTTACTAATCATCAGAGGATTCATACTGGGGAGAAACCCTATGattgtaaggaatgtgggaaggctTTTACTCAGAGTTCACAACTTCTTCATCATCAGAGAATTCATGCTGGTGAGAAACCCTTTGAATGTCTTcaatgtgggaaggccttcacTCAGAACTCCCAACTTCttcaacatcagagaattcatacagaCGAAAAACCATATGAATGTAGTGAATGTGGAAAGGCCTTTAATAAATGCTCAAACCTTACTCGACATCTGCGAATTCATACTGGTGAAAAGCTCTATAACTGTAAAGAATGTGGAAAGGCATTTAGTAGTGGTTCGAATCTCATTCGTCACCAGGGAATTCATACTGATGAATAA
- the LOC108387582 gene encoding uncharacterized protein isoform X6: MTMCRALSAGDWISPCCCDTAWPSVCRRDCPRGGAVSLDLESVYETKVLSLKKKVNGRESYQRELMGLTKHGLEYSNFRDVLESRSHFERKLGYQNGHIIQEVLTHEIPTFIQQTFLTPHQITVNEEKPYECKKCGKVFSQNSQFIQHQRIHIGEKSYEYKECGKFFSGGSRVTRRLVNKPFECKDCGKAFSYNSHLSQHQRMHTGKKPYECKECGKAFRYYSNLMDHQRIHSGEKPYECKVCGKAFTKSSQHFLHVRVHTGEKPYECKECGRAFTESSKLVQHQRIHTGEKPYVCKECGKAFSYASALTNHQRIHTGEKPYDCKECGKAFTQSSQLLHHQRIHAGEKPFECLQCGKAFTQNSQLLQHQRIHTDEKPYECSECGKAFNKCSNLTRHLRIHTGEKLYNCKECGKAFSSGSNLIRHQGIHTDE, translated from the coding sequence aTCTGGAATCAGTGTATGAAACCAAGGTATTATCTCTAAAGAAGAAAGTTAATGGAAGAGAATCATACCAGAGGGAGTTAATGGGACTTACAAAGCATGGTCTTGAGTACTCCAACTTTAGAGATGTGTTGGAATCCAGAAGCCACTTTGAAAGAAAACTGGGGTATCAAAATGGGCATATCATCCAAGAAGTACTCACTCATGAAAtacccacatttattcaacagacaTTCCTTACACCTCATCAGATAACTGTAAATGAAGAAAAACCCTATGAATGCAAGAAATGTGGAAAGGTCTTTAGTCAGAATTCACAATTTAttcaacatcagagaattcatattgGTGAAAAATCTTATGAATATAAGGAGTGTGGGAAATTTTTTAGTGGTGGCTCACGTGTTACTCGACGTCTGGTGAATAAGCCCTTTGAATGTAAGGATTGTGGAAAGGCCTTCAGTTATAACTCACACCTTTCTCAACATCAGAGAATGCATACTGGtaagaaaccctatgaatgtaaggaatgtgggaaggcctttaggTACTACTCAAATCTTATGGACCATCAGAGAATTCACTCTGGTgaaaaaccctatgaatgtaaagTGTGTGGGAAAGCCTTTACTAAGAGCTCACAACATTTCCTACATGTGCGAGTTCATACAGGTGAAAAGCcatatgaatgtaaggaatgtggcaGAGCTTTTACTGAGAGCTCAAAGCTTGTTcagcatcagagaattcatactggtgagaaaccctaTGTGTGCAAGGAATGTGGCAAAGCCTTTAGTTATGCCTCAGCACTTACTAATCATCAGAGGATTCATACTGGGGAGAAACCCTATGattgtaaggaatgtgggaaggctTTTACTCAGAGTTCACAACTTCTTCATCATCAGAGAATTCATGCTGGTGAGAAACCCTTTGAATGTCTTcaatgtgggaaggccttcacTCAGAACTCCCAACTTCttcaacatcagagaattcatacagaCGAAAAACCATATGAATGTAGTGAATGTGGAAAGGCCTTTAATAAATGCTCAAACCTTACTCGACATCTGCGAATTCATACTGGTGAAAAGCTCTATAACTGTAAAGAATGTGGAAAGGCATTTAGTAGTGGTTCGAATCTCATTCGTCACCAGGGAATTCATACTGATGAATAA
- the LOC108387582 gene encoding uncharacterized protein isoform X5 — protein sequence MKTFHPNRYFRSGVEVIRMASIYSEEGTLNMPSSFLTSTSHLESVYETKVLSLKKKVNGRESYQRELMGLTKHGLEYSNFRDVLESRSHFERKLGYQNGHIIQEVLTHEIPTFIQQTFLTPHQITVNEEKPYECKKCGKVFSQNSQFIQHQRIHIGEKSYEYKECGKFFSGGSRVTRRLVNKPFECKDCGKAFSYNSHLSQHQRMHTGKKPYECKECGKAFRYYSNLMDHQRIHSGEKPYECKVCGKAFTKSSQHFLHVRVHTGEKPYECKECGRAFTESSKLVQHQRIHTGEKPYVCKECGKAFSYASALTNHQRIHTGEKPYDCKECGKAFTQSSQLLHHQRIHAGEKPFECLQCGKAFTQNSQLLQHQRIHTDEKPYECSECGKAFNKCSNLTRHLRIHTGEKLYNCKECGKAFSSGSNLIRHQGIHTDE from the coding sequence aTCTGGAATCAGTGTATGAAACCAAGGTATTATCTCTAAAGAAGAAAGTTAATGGAAGAGAATCATACCAGAGGGAGTTAATGGGACTTACAAAGCATGGTCTTGAGTACTCCAACTTTAGAGATGTGTTGGAATCCAGAAGCCACTTTGAAAGAAAACTGGGGTATCAAAATGGGCATATCATCCAAGAAGTACTCACTCATGAAAtacccacatttattcaacagacaTTCCTTACACCTCATCAGATAACTGTAAATGAAGAAAAACCCTATGAATGCAAGAAATGTGGAAAGGTCTTTAGTCAGAATTCACAATTTAttcaacatcagagaattcatattgGTGAAAAATCTTATGAATATAAGGAGTGTGGGAAATTTTTTAGTGGTGGCTCACGTGTTACTCGACGTCTGGTGAATAAGCCCTTTGAATGTAAGGATTGTGGAAAGGCCTTCAGTTATAACTCACACCTTTCTCAACATCAGAGAATGCATACTGGtaagaaaccctatgaatgtaaggaatgtgggaaggcctttaggTACTACTCAAATCTTATGGACCATCAGAGAATTCACTCTGGTgaaaaaccctatgaatgtaaagTGTGTGGGAAAGCCTTTACTAAGAGCTCACAACATTTCCTACATGTGCGAGTTCATACAGGTGAAAAGCcatatgaatgtaaggaatgtggcaGAGCTTTTACTGAGAGCTCAAAGCTTGTTcagcatcagagaattcatactggtgagaaaccctaTGTGTGCAAGGAATGTGGCAAAGCCTTTAGTTATGCCTCAGCACTTACTAATCATCAGAGGATTCATACTGGGGAGAAACCCTATGattgtaaggaatgtgggaaggctTTTACTCAGAGTTCACAACTTCTTCATCATCAGAGAATTCATGCTGGTGAGAAACCCTTTGAATGTCTTcaatgtgggaaggccttcacTCAGAACTCCCAACTTCttcaacatcagagaattcatacagaCGAAAAACCATATGAATGTAGTGAATGTGGAAAGGCCTTTAATAAATGCTCAAACCTTACTCGACATCTGCGAATTCATACTGGTGAAAAGCTCTATAACTGTAAAGAATGTGGAAAGGCATTTAGTAGTGGTTCGAATCTCATTCGTCACCAGGGAATTCATACTGATGAATAA